GaagcaaaaatttaaaaaaaagtataaaataatattttgtcaaatagaaaaattaaaacttaattgcatggtcactaaataatatatttatatatatatttagttataagataaataatgaattacgaCGTTAACTTCAGTTAAAATAGAACGTTCAATCTcagtctttaaaaatatgttaaacgaCACAGCTTCACAGAAGAAAAACTTgaaatgcatataattattcattttgataatgaatacaattttaaaaataaattaagttcagAAAATtccctaaatttttttttaagtaattaattattataagttttattgtacattttaaataaataaaaaattcttgcatacttttacatattttcataattctgactgcatatttttttacatatttttatgattttaacggcatattttttagtatattatatggcaTATTTCGATACTCTTAAGTGCATAAAAATCCGTgttctataatatgttatagttaCACCAACTTTAATACTACTAGATTGAACCATTTTCTTAACtgcattcaaaatattgtttagaacTCCTTTTTATAAAGCATAAATATCCCAACTACATGCCTACTACACTTGCCTCAATTGTGGTATACAATTTTCTGTATACATGGCGTTTGCATCAACACCGATGAATAACAATAgtcatcaataataaaatgcatggCGTTAGCTTAGGTTAGATCAGCGGCCCCCACTacaattaaattgtacattttaaaatcctaAATCCTATAAACAGTGAATAAAATGAACATCactttttatcttatattattatttttatatttttaaattattatcattaaaaatgtatgcagcccgcaattaattttcaaaaattacatttggccctttctaaaattttattaaggaCCGTTGGGTTAGATAGTGATCCATATCACAGTCTATACATGCAAAAGCGGTTCAATCTTAACcccaataaagtataaatatctaCTATTTCTTAGTTTAGACCAGTGGTTCTTAACTTTTTTATGCTCGCgggaaattttttataaccataCATTTTGACGGAACACTAAGAAAATTAAGTACTGATCAACTACTCAGAcaaaaaaaccaaacaaaaatttatttaaaaaaaaaaatttaatttcacctctggtaataaaaattttgtttttattatatttaattttcactttaaatgcattttatttttaacatcatttttaacaaaatattttaaaacatttcttttttaactttgataatttatatattaaacattggtTTCGTAGACGATCCTCGTTTATTTTCTGTACTTGTAAGACACTCATAAACCATCTTTATATCTTTTGTGCCCAAAACTTCTTTTATTTTCCttctgtaattaaaataaaattatgtttaatgtaaatttaaataataataaattcaaaattcaaaaagatAGGATAGTGGACATTAATCTGATGTATATTAGATTTAGGGTGTCACTATTATGGGtatgataaatttgaatttaatgatatgagtatcattgtatacaaataatgaatcTAAGCAGTGAAAATCTGTCACTTtatcactaagtatattttatgatgtttttttaaaatagctatgagtcatttatttaacaattagtaaattgtaaattagtaTTACAGTAAGTTTACAAAAAtctttccaaaaatattgcatctattatattattagtattaaactatttaattattataatactatatatttgtaccatattatatcaacttctgtaattcaaaatgtaatacatctTTCTGTAAATGccataaaacagtaaaaatagatttatagtataaatagaaaatatcttaagataaatcaaaaatgtcattgtttatagtaaaattcataataatgaaaaatatatgtaagttTTAAGTTCTCACGAatagtgtttttaaatataacaaatttataataattgtattactcaTTGTATCATTCTGTGTGAACACATTGTAAATATCTTTAGAAATAATTGTccgaataatttttagatttaatggtTTCAGTGTGTATGAACTACTTATGaagaaccttgtattaaattttcaaaactaaatataaaatgtaagattaaaagttttacattttcaagaattttgacccagcaaataattttttgttaaacattactgtaaaaaattgaaaattagttatgcctaaaatagtttaaaattttatttttaaacaactaaatttcaaaattgtttaaagagaaataattatattacgtgtgaatgttgtaaaaatttgaacttcaaatgctCATAAAATTTGGCATTCTGgtaaaatttcttattttgtctattgattaataattttataaatgtctaactacaaaatatatttttgagctTTTGTCAAGATTCTAActaaaattcttataaaagaaatatgagtatacattttcattattttttaaaaccactCTTCAAGagctttatattaaattttcaagcatttctatccaatgaataatttacttttaatttaaaatcaaaaatttctcatgcctataaataatttgaaaagagtgaatattttaatgattttatcgtaaatagaaatagataaaataaacatttggtgaaaatatatttaatgttctaCGTTTTTTGTTCTTGGGTTATTGGTTAAGAGAACATATAATCCGCATATATTGTCTCAGTCTTACATATGTGcgacataacaaatttttgttcacGAATTTCAATATTGTGCTGTTAGTGTTTTGATATCAGAGcaagcaatatattttataatatattataaaacttaaaggtaagattATTATCAAGGGCTCTAAGTagccttttattgatattattatttttaagtaagttatgataattttaaaattgtttcgtGTCCcacgtgtgtaagacggagacaacacatgcgggtactaTGTCCTCTTAACTAAAAGAACTGAAACTATTTAGTCGGAAATTTGATTTGTGTAAAAAGTCTTGCTTtttcttcattattttttttttattaaattagatacttgaaatttttaagtaatcttCAAAGTACCTACTAAATCCAGTATGCTATCCTAAACTAttctaaagttaaaaatgaagCATTTTGTTAACTAATTAtcgtatacatacattaaaataaaaaactacatcattgtaaaatcaacatatttattgctctgatcaaaatttaaaacatattgattatttatatttattgactaaGCATGTAGGTTTGTAGTTACTTAtttctaaaacataaaatatattgaattaataaattggaaccaaatttaaattttaacctgatatatgaaaatgtaaatacattacaataaatcattaaaaaaaattatataaatgtatctttaatatttttaaatgattttaataataatttttaatacactttgtattacatattaaagccgttttaatggtatttaatatttatagaaaaaaataatcaaaaatttcaaatgtcagTTTGAaaagagtcaaaatattttatatttaaattgaaaattgaatataaaataagaatatagattagatcaaaaataaaattgttcctACTGTAATTGTAAGGGGGTAAATGTTGCCATACTTGATTATCAGTAGATATTtgcaaaaatagttattattacatacccAATAGCTATAATGTTGATCTTATTATCTTGAGATGCATTGTTTGTCCATACTGATAGTTTAATTCCTTTGTTTTGTACACTAATTATAGCTccattaatttcaaaactcTCATACACTTCACCAATCATActcattatctaaaaataataatatttataaatttaaattaaataaaaaatattatttcttactaTTTTCTTCCAGTACTCATTTACAagatggaatttttttttttgtgaaaactcCAATAACCAACGTCCaccagaaatattattttcatcatccCAATTAGGTTTAAttccatatttaaaatagctaTAATGACTTTGAGACGGAAGTTGACTTGGACTTTTAATGTGATTAAATAagctaaaatgtttatgattagtattacaatttattctttttttttataacaaaggtttatatttttaaaataatttacatactaaGTTAcgatttcaaaatcaaatgttggtactttttaaatgtataatatatacatattatttataaatattttacatcttaatttttttttttattattataaagaaaactTACCACCAAAAATCTTCAACAGTATCAAAACTAAATACTTCCTGTAGATTTTCTTccaaaattttacttttttgttcaTAAAACCAAAATGTCCATTTATTtgctaataaatgtttatcgtCTAATCGAATTTTTGCAATAG
This genomic stretch from Rhopalosiphum maidis isolate BTI-1 chromosome 3, ASM367621v3, whole genome shotgun sequence harbors:
- the LOC113559299 gene encoding eukaryotic translation initiation factor 4E-1A-like, whose translation is MSQELGKNKRMNMTEDKLPKVENKELNETEKAIAKIRLDDKHLLANKWTFWFYEQKSKILEENLQEVFSFDTVEDFWCLFNHIKSPSQLPSQSHYSYFKYGIKPNWDDENNISGGRWLLEFSQKKKFHLVNEYWKKIIMSMIGEVYESFEINGAIISVQNKGIKLSVWTNNASQDNKINIIAIGRKIKEVLGTKDIKMVYECLTSTENKRGSSTKPMFNI